Proteins encoded by one window of Musa acuminata AAA Group cultivar baxijiao chromosome BXJ2-9, Cavendish_Baxijiao_AAA, whole genome shotgun sequence:
- the LOC135622906 gene encoding uncharacterized protein LOC135622906 — MLFQMKIQPVDASGSVAFAPRSDPGKPAAKSRLKRLFERQFPSVLRNPAAEKVAGAGDCREKERDDGGGDVEPSSVCLDTMVFSFTEEGHHDKPPRGRCNCFNANFDDSSDDDFDARDGDAPGSAAAPGDAAEAIKGLVLCASMAERNLLADASKILEKAKNSKNKGDWRRMVADGLRSLGYDVAVCRSRWDQSPSFPAGEHEYIDVVVEGGDRLLVDVDFRSEFEVARPTKSYRAVLQHLPSVFVGRSDRLQQIVAFASEAARQSLKKKGLHVPPWRRPEYMKAKWLSPYHRTTATEVTEESVSRGAQSGRGSSNNTIPCSISAIDFSGVSEQSTNAAGTGDDIPDAAARERIEVVVSPWRPPPVRPKAGVKVVTGLALVL; from the exons GGAGCGACCCGGGGAAGCCCGCGGCCAAGTCGCGGTTGAAGCGCCTCTTCGAGCGGCAGTTCCCCAGCGTCCTGAGGAACCCCGCGGCGGAGAAAGTCGCCGGCGCTGGGGACTGCAGGGAAAAGGAGAgggacgacggcggcggcgacgTCGAGCCCAGCTCGGTGTGCTTGGACACGATGGTGTTCAGCTTCACCGAGGAGGGGCACCACGATAAGCCGCCGCGGGGCCGCTGCAACTGCTTCAACGCCAACTTCGACGACAGCTCCGACGACGACTTCGATGCCCGCGACGGCGACGCTCCCGGCTCCGCCGCTGCCCCCGGGGACGCGGCCGAGGCGATCAAG GGTTTGGTGCTCTGCGCGAGCATGGCGGAGAGAAATCTCTTGGCGGACGCATCGAAGATCCTGGAGAAGGCGAAGAACTCGAAGAACAAGGGCGACTGGCGAAGGATGGTGGCTGACGGGCTTCGGTCCCTCGGCTACGATGTGGCCGTTTGCAGATCTAGATGGGATCAAAGTCCCTCCTTTCCGGCCG GGGAACACGAGTACATCGACGTGGTCGTCGAAGGAGGTGACCGCCTCCTGGTGGACGTCGACTTCAGGTCGGAGTTCGAGGTCGCGCGGCCCACCAAGTCATACCGCGCGGTCCTCCAGCACCTGCCGTCGGTGTTCGTAGGGCGGTCCGACCGGCTGCAGCAGATCGTCGCCTTCGCCTCGGAGGCGGCACGGCAGAGCCTGAAGAAGAAGGGCCTCCACGTGCCGCCATGGAGGCGGCCGGAGTACATGAAGGCCAAGTGGCTCTCCCCCTACCACCGGACGACCGCCACGGAAGTCACGGAAGAGTCGGTAAGCAGAGGGGCGCAGAGCGGCCGCGGAAGTAGCAATAACACCATCCCCTGCTCGATCTCGGCCATCGATTTTTCTGGCGTGTCCGAGCAATCCACCAATGCGGCGGGGACAGGTGACGACATCCCCGACGCAGCAGCAAGGGAGAGGATTGAGGTGGTGGTCTCGCCATGGCGGCCACCGCCGGTGAGGCCGAAGGCCGGGGTTAAGGTCGTCACCGGCCTTGCCTTGGTCCTGTAG